One Aegilops tauschii subsp. strangulata cultivar AL8/78 chromosome 7, Aet v6.0, whole genome shotgun sequence genomic window carries:
- the LOC109746634 gene encoding LOW QUALITY PROTEIN: psbP domain-containing protein 3, chloroplastic (The sequence of the model RefSeq protein was modified relative to this genomic sequence to represent the inferred CDS: inserted 2 bases in 1 codon): MFLEKRNKIKVFLKNKNETAPETGRGTRRTTSHKSHTAAGHQAKISSENQANLQLQPSKHSXASSTTIEPYSMAAVTTASLCPGLGRPRRGHAKPPRTTACHCLPARRAEEGVNRRDALLGVLLSATAASSAPMLVPAEAFAETAEAQEGFTAYEDEANKFTLVIPQGWQVGAGERSGFKNVTAFFPEQNPNSSVSVVITGIGPDFTSLKSFGNVDEFAENLVTGLDRSWQRPAGLAAKLIDSKASNGLYYIEYTLQNPGEKRRHIVSAIGMAFNGWYNRLYTVTGQYIDDDEESAIYKPEIEKSVKSFKFT; the protein is encoded by the exons ATGTTCTtggaaaaaagaaataaaataaaggTGTTCcttaaaaataaaaatgaaaccGCGCCCGAGACTGGACGTGGAACGAGGAGGACGACGAGCCACAAGTCCCACACGGCAGCCGGCCACCAAGCAAAAATATCCTCTGAAAACCAAGCCAACCTGCAGTTGCAGCCGAGCAAGCACAG AGCGTCGTCGACCACCATCGAGCCGTACTCCATGGCTGCCGTGACCACCGCCtccctctgccccggcctcggcAGGCCCCGCCGAGGCCACGCGAAGCCGCCGAGAACAACGGCCTGCCATTGCCTCCCTGCTCGGAGGGCGGAGGAGGGGGTGAATCGGCGGGACGCCCTGCTCGGCGTCCTCCTCTCCGCCACTGCCGCGTCGTCAGCGCCGATGCTCGTCCCCGCCGAGGCCTTCGCCGAAACCGCCG AGGCGCAGGAGGGGTTCACCGCGTACGAGGACGAGGCCAACAAGTTCACCCTCGTGATTCCACAAG GCTGGCAGGTCGGCGCAGGTGAACGCAGCGGCTTCAAGAACGTGACGGCGTTCTTCCCCGAGCAAAACCCCAACTCCAGCG TCAGCGTCGTGATCACCGGGATCGGGCCGGACTTCACCAGCCTCAAGTCCTTCGGTAACGTCGACGAGTTCGCCGAAAACCTG GTGACCGGCCTGGACAGGAGCTGGCAGAGGCCGGCGGGGCTCGCAGCGAAGCTCATCGACTCCAAGGCATCAAACGGCCTGTACTACATCGAGTACACGCTGCAGAACCCCGGCGAGAAGCGCCGCCACATCGTCTCCGCCATTGGGATGGCATTCAACGGCTGGTACAATCGGCTGTACACGGTGACAGGGCAG TACATCGACGACGACGAGGAGTCAGCCATATACAAGCCTGAGATAGAGAAG TCTGTAAAGTCGTTCAAGTTCACATGA